From Pseudothermotoga thermarum DSM 5069, a single genomic window includes:
- a CDS encoding DDE-type integrase/transposase/recombinase, giving the protein MRRKYELALRKAAAIIGVSHEALRKWWARMKEEIFAEKIEGNAVVAVDEMKVNINGYCWYVWIAFEVKRKKVIYALVSKTREKDKASLVMKMVKKRVTGKLRIITDKGPWYWEASEENMGYWEHEHERFGERSLVESVIGITRYRLRRFNRNKLWYKRRDEDIVKWLFPFLLLVQFSFLS; this is encoded by the coding sequence ATGAGGCGAAAGTATGAACTTGCATTAAGGAAGGCAGCAGCCATAATTGGAGTCAGTCATGAAGCCTTGAGGAAATGGTGGGCAAGAATGAAAGAAGAGATATTTGCTGAGAAGATAGAAGGCAATGCAGTAGTAGCTGTAGACGAGATGAAGGTGAACATAAACGGTTACTGCTGGTATGTATGGATAGCGTTTGAGGTTAAGAGGAAGAAAGTGATCTATGCGTTGGTCAGCAAAACGCGAGAGAAGGACAAAGCGAGCTTGGTGATGAAGATGGTGAAGAAGAGAGTGACAGGTAAGTTGAGGATAATAACGGACAAAGGGCCATGGTACTGGGAAGCGAGCGAAGAGAATATGGGATATTGGGAACACGAGCATGAGAGGTTTGGGGAGAGGAGTCTTGTTGAGAGCGTGATAGGGATAACGAGGTACAGGCTGAGGCGTTTCAACAGGAACAAGTTATGGTACAAGAGGAGGGATGAGGACATAGTGAAGTGGCTATTTCCATTTCTTCTATTAGTGCAGTTTTCCTTCTTAAGTTGA